One genomic region from Chthonomonas calidirosea T49 encodes:
- a CDS encoding CTP synthase: MSAETKYIFVTGGVVSGLGKGITTASLGRLLRNRGFRITFQKLDPYINVDADTMNPYQHGEAFVTDDGAVTDLDLGHYERFVDISLTRRASVTTGSVYSTVIEKERRGDYLGATVQMIPHITNEIKERIRSAAKGTSGEPDADIVIAEVGGTVGDIEGLPFLEAIRQFRKDVGPQNVMYIHVTLIPSVGPWGEVKTKPTQHSVMKLREIGLQPDVLICRTRLPLSQEMKNKISLFCDVEPAAVVDAVDVDTIYEVPLLFEEAGLADLVVKRLGLPETTPDLAEWREIVSRIKQPRYEVNVAVVGKYVENGDAYISIAEALKHAGIANDARVNIHWVDSEKLERQPIEQVMEGIDAVLVAPGFGARGVEGKVMAAHYARTKPLPFLGVCYGMQMAVVEFARNMCGLAEAHSEEVNPRTPHPVIHILPDQKNVPNMGNSMRLGSHRCLLVSGSMAERLYGESIIYERHRHRYELNNDYRELLTKHGMLCSGLSPDYRLVEMVEIPSHPYFIATQFHPEFQSRPNRAHPLFRGLIAAALEHNGFRAFRETTTKTIERPMTSRGELTLDNEEKNIGLVENAQTLEL, encoded by the coding sequence TTGAGCGCTGAAACGAAATATATTTTCGTTACCGGTGGAGTTGTGAGCGGCCTGGGGAAAGGCATCACCACCGCCAGCCTGGGGCGCCTCTTACGTAACCGAGGCTTCCGCATTACCTTTCAAAAGCTAGATCCCTACATCAATGTGGATGCCGACACCATGAACCCCTATCAGCATGGAGAGGCGTTTGTCACCGACGATGGAGCCGTTACCGATCTCGACCTCGGTCACTACGAGCGTTTTGTAGACATCTCCCTCACCCGTCGTGCCAGCGTTACCACAGGCAGCGTCTACAGCACGGTCATTGAGAAGGAGCGACGTGGCGACTATCTCGGTGCCACCGTGCAGATGATCCCTCACATCACCAACGAGATCAAAGAGCGCATTCGAAGCGCAGCCAAAGGCACCTCCGGCGAACCAGATGCCGACATCGTGATCGCTGAGGTGGGTGGCACGGTGGGCGATATTGAGGGACTGCCTTTTCTCGAGGCCATTCGCCAGTTCCGCAAAGATGTGGGGCCCCAAAACGTCATGTACATCCATGTAACCCTTATTCCGAGCGTAGGGCCTTGGGGCGAGGTAAAAACCAAACCCACACAGCATAGCGTTATGAAGCTGCGTGAGATCGGTCTACAGCCGGATGTGCTTATTTGTCGCACCCGTTTGCCCCTCTCTCAGGAGATGAAAAACAAAATCTCCCTTTTCTGTGATGTGGAGCCGGCCGCCGTGGTAGACGCAGTAGACGTTGACACCATTTACGAGGTTCCCCTTCTATTTGAAGAGGCCGGACTAGCCGATCTCGTCGTGAAGCGCCTTGGCCTGCCCGAAACGACCCCCGATTTGGCAGAATGGCGTGAAATTGTCTCTCGCATCAAACAGCCGCGCTACGAGGTGAACGTGGCCGTGGTTGGCAAATATGTGGAGAACGGCGACGCCTACATCTCCATTGCGGAGGCCTTAAAACATGCTGGTATCGCCAACGATGCCCGCGTCAACATCCACTGGGTAGATAGCGAAAAGTTGGAGCGCCAGCCGATAGAGCAGGTTATGGAGGGCATAGATGCCGTGCTTGTCGCCCCAGGCTTCGGTGCACGAGGTGTTGAAGGCAAGGTGATGGCTGCCCACTATGCGCGTACCAAGCCGCTGCCCTTCCTTGGCGTGTGTTACGGCATGCAGATGGCCGTTGTGGAGTTCGCTCGTAACATGTGTGGCCTTGCCGAAGCCCATAGCGAAGAGGTAAACCCTCGAACCCCGCACCCTGTCATCCACATTTTGCCCGATCAGAAAAATGTGCCGAATATGGGCAACTCCATGCGCCTCGGCAGCCATCGATGCCTGTTGGTATCCGGATCGATGGCCGAACGGCTCTATGGTGAATCGATTATCTATGAACGCCATCGCCATCGCTATGAACTGAATAACGACTACCGTGAGCTGTTGACGAAGCATGGGATGCTTTGCTCCGGCCTGTCGCCAGACTATCGCCTTGTGGAGATGGTGGAGATTCCCTCTCATCCCTATTTCATTGCCACCCAGTTTCATCCTGAATTTCAATCGAGGCCTAATCGGGCTCACCCGCTCTTTCGAGGACTTATTGCTGCCGCCCTCGAACATAACGGATTTCGAGCCTTTCGCGAGACCACAACCAAGACCATAGAGCGTCCTATGACGAGCCGGGGGGAGCTGACTCTGGACAACGAGGAGAAGAACATCGGCCTTGTGGAGAACGCACAAACGCTGGAGCTCTAA
- a CDS encoding histidinol-phosphatase: MITGYYAVDYQVHSFRSHDGSASIAEHCERAVAIGLDEIGFSEHKDFDPCDPVVDYFHYDAYLREIEAARQVWGDRLRIRAGVEIDYQKRFEEEIAAFLETYAFDFVLGSVHYVDGVLIMTPEYNRDRTQQQAYSDYFAAVIDSVRSGLFDVVAHLEYANRRGLAAWGPYDPGAYRDLLEVLFEEMIARGVALEINTAGLHHGLGTTYPVEATVALYAHKGGRYISIGSDAHHPDQLAHAYPHAVEMALRQGFTEVCTWEGRRRLAKPFSS, from the coding sequence ATGATTACTGGCTATTATGCTGTAGACTATCAGGTGCATTCGTTCCGCTCTCACGATGGCAGCGCCTCCATAGCCGAGCATTGCGAGCGTGCCGTAGCCATTGGCCTAGACGAGATAGGTTTTTCAGAACATAAGGATTTCGACCCCTGCGACCCCGTGGTGGACTACTTTCATTACGACGCCTATCTTAGAGAGATAGAGGCTGCACGCCAAGTATGGGGCGATCGGCTTCGTATTCGTGCGGGCGTAGAGATAGACTATCAAAAACGCTTTGAGGAGGAGATCGCAGCCTTTCTTGAAACCTATGCCTTCGACTTTGTGTTAGGCAGCGTCCATTATGTGGATGGTGTTCTGATCATGACCCCAGAGTACAACCGCGATCGAACGCAGCAGCAGGCCTACTCCGACTACTTTGCCGCAGTGATCGACTCGGTGCGCAGCGGCCTATTCGATGTAGTTGCCCATCTAGAGTACGCAAATCGGCGTGGCCTGGCTGCTTGGGGGCCTTACGATCCAGGGGCTTACCGTGATCTTCTTGAGGTCCTTTTTGAGGAGATGATCGCCCGTGGTGTAGCATTGGAGATCAATACCGCAGGTCTACATCATGGCCTAGGGACAACCTATCCGGTCGAGGCAACGGTGGCTCTCTATGCGCATAAAGGTGGGCGATATATCTCTATAGGCTCCGATGCCCACCACCCCGATCAACTTGCTCATGCCTATCCGCACGCTGTGGAGATGGCGTTGCGACAGGGCTTCACCGAAGTCTGCACGTGGGAGGGGCGACGCCGCCTTGCTAAACCGTTCTCCTCATAA
- the lepB gene encoding signal peptidase I yields MSPSTRRQVVFVAVFLVIVLFFMLTFRLSIVDGDSMLPTYHSGQIVLVWRRGPFCPPLRRNEVVLVRQAREVIIKRIARLPGEPLGHSFPDLQALAFRNGLADYYEQHIVQTSHGPQVELTVPKGYIVVLGDNLAVSEDSRVFGPVPEKDVLGVVVNSPPPPYTSIRP; encoded by the coding sequence ATGTCGCCTTCCACACGCAGACAAGTCGTTTTTGTTGCCGTATTTCTTGTTATTGTACTTTTTTTCATGCTGACTTTCCGCCTAAGCATCGTAGACGGCGATTCGATGTTACCCACTTATCACAGTGGGCAGATCGTGCTGGTTTGGCGTCGTGGCCCGTTTTGCCCGCCCTTGCGCCGTAACGAGGTGGTGCTCGTGCGCCAGGCGCGCGAGGTTATCATCAAACGCATCGCTCGTCTGCCCGGCGAGCCCTTAGGACACTCCTTTCCGGACCTTCAAGCTCTTGCTTTTCGCAATGGTCTTGCCGATTACTACGAACAGCACATCGTCCAGACGTCGCACGGGCCTCAGGTAGAGCTAACGGTGCCTAAAGGCTATATCGTGGTGCTCGGCGACAATCTTGCCGTCTCTGAAGACAGTCGTGTTTTCGGCCCTGTTCCCGAAAAAGATGTGCTTGGAGTGGTGGTCAACAGTCCTCCGCCACCCTATACCTCCATAAGGCCTTAA
- a CDS encoding DUF4446 family protein produces the protein MFHALLQPNVVSWLMPTLLIGFPLLAVGFVVTFLAVRRMDKRLKAFLRGPDGASLEQMLAHQVCEIERLEQRIEAVEQAVGVLQAQIPACFQKHGLVRYNAFENVGGEQSFSLAMLDGHNNGYVLTSVYSRAEVRVYAKRVQNGRASHPLSDEETRALQEALTY, from the coding sequence GTGTTTCACGCACTGCTGCAACCTAACGTGGTGTCATGGCTGATGCCCACCCTTCTCATCGGTTTTCCGCTGCTTGCTGTGGGCTTTGTGGTTACGTTTCTCGCTGTGCGACGTATGGATAAGAGGTTAAAGGCGTTTCTGCGAGGGCCCGATGGAGCCAGTTTGGAGCAGATGCTGGCCCACCAAGTCTGCGAGATCGAGCGCTTGGAACAGCGTATCGAGGCGGTGGAGCAGGCAGTGGGGGTGCTGCAGGCTCAGATACCGGCATGTTTTCAAAAGCACGGCCTTGTCCGCTATAATGCCTTTGAAAACGTCGGCGGTGAGCAAAGCTTTTCGCTGGCTATGCTTGATGGGCACAACAACGGCTATGTGCTAACAAGCGTTTATAGCCGGGCCGAGGTGCGCGTCTACGCCAAACGTGTGCAGAACGGACGTGCGAGTCATCCTCTATCGGACGAGGAGACACGCGCTCTGCAAGAAGCCCTAACCTATTGA